The Helianthus annuus cultivar XRQ/B chromosome 16, HanXRQr2.0-SUNRISE, whole genome shotgun sequence genome includes a window with the following:
- the LOC110919161 gene encoding chromatin remodeling protein EBS — MRPAESDTPPYVARVERLVADDGNNEMMVRVRWYYRPEDTEVGRRVFHGEKEIFLSNNYDMQSTQTIQGKCVVHTLQQYLKLKYVGVDDYFCRYEYDAGEHDPHVAAGERFTPKRVTVYCKCNNPYNPDTYMVQCDTCKSWYHPSCLDLKNEDVEKLDKFFCSRVCQEDAK; from the exons ATGAGACCTGCCGAGTCGGATACACCTCCCTATGTTGCCCGTGTAGAAAGACTCGTGGCTGATGATGGAAATAATGAGATGATGGTTAGGGTTCGCTGGTATTATCGGCCAGAGGACACAGAAGTCGGTAGGAGGGTTTTTCATGGAGAAAAGGAAATCTTTCTAAGCAATAACTATGATATGCAGAGCACACAAACGATACAGGGAAAATGTGTCGTTCATACATTACAGCAATATTTGAAGCTCAAGTATGTGGGCGTTGATGACTATTTCTGTCGGTATGAATATGATGCCGGAGAACATGATCCACATGTTGCGGCTGGAGAACGTTTCACACCGAAACGTGTTACAGT GTACTGTAAGTGTAATAATCCCTACAACCCCGATACTTATATGGTGCAATGTGATACATGCAAGAGCTG GTACCATCCATCATGCCTGGACTTGAAAAATGAAGATGTTGAAAAACTCGATAAGTTTTTTTGCTCTAGAGTGTGTCAAGAAGATGCAAAATGA